The DNA segment CCAAATAAGCATGAACTAATTCCGGTAAAATTTCTTTTTTTCTGCTGATATCATACCAACCTCCATTGGGTGTTCGTCCGAAGGCGATGGATTTTCCCATCAAGGGGATGTCATGCATTTCATCATCAGGAATATCGGGTATTTTTATTGAGTCAATATGGTACATGTCAAAATACTTTTGGGGAGCTGTATATGGAACATGAGGTCTTAAAAATCCGGCAGCCATAAAGAATGGTTTGTCCTGCTTTTTTGATATCTTATCGATGGTCCAAGACGCGATCTGTTCATCATACATACCGCCTTTGGGTATTTCTTTTTCAGAAAGAGGTCCACCGCATAGTGAATAAAATCGGTTATTGGATTTATAGTAATTATTAATAGTGTCTTCGCCATATAGTTGAACCAATTGTCCTCCGTCCTTGGTAAAAGGGTAAAACATTCTACCGCGATAACCAAATCCAGCTTCCTTAATATGTTCTTCCATATTGTTCCAGAAGTGAGGAGAATATTCAGTCCAATAATTATCTGTTTGAGAAGGATGATCAGATTCTCCATCGTGGAATACTTTACCGGCTGCATAGGTATTATAACCGTTGTTTTTAAAATATTCGGGTAGCATCATATGGTCTTTCATTACCTCAGTGTAATTTGTGCGCATTGCTTTGGTGGATGCGTACCATCCTGTTGTTGTAGGATGCAGTCCGCTTAAGACAGAATTACGAGATGCTGTACATACTGCTTGTGAGCAATGTGCATTGGTGAAAGAAACACCATGGTTAAATAGTTTGTCTAAATTTGGTGTAATGGCTTGTGAGTGACCACCTAATGGTTTTATCCAGTCGTTTAAATCATCAACAGAAATAAATAATACATTGGGTTGTTTTATTTCTTTTTTCTCATGATGATCAGAGCAGCTTTGTGTGCATACGAGTAGGCCTAACAAAATGATTATCTGATGTTTCATATGTTTGTAATTTATTTTTAAGATCACATGGAAATGGCTTAAATTACCCACACTCCTGTGTGCGTAATACTTTATCATGGTTCGTTTCATGTGTATTGTATTATATAATGTTCGTTTGTTGTTTTGACTTGCGGGTCAAAACCTTTTTTTGATGTATTGATCATCTTAACCATGCAGGTATTGAATCGTTTTTGATCCATTGGCTTGCGCGCTGATCCAGTTTGTCACCTTTCCATTCAGTTTTACCTGCCGGTAATGCATTTTGGGTGGGTAGCCATTTTTTGTGTTCTTCAATTACCTTTTTATATTTTGGGTCATTGGCTAGATTGGTATGTTCACCCGGATCAATTTTGTGATCATATAACTCTTCGCTGCCATCACGATACTGGATATATCTCCAGTTCTGACTTCTGATAGCGTGGTTTTTATAATACCAAGTGCTTAGTACTGGTTTATTCCACTCTAAATTAGGATTCTTAATGAGGGGGAGAATGCTGTTGCCCTCTAGTTTGGGAGCTTCAGGCAGGCCGCATATGTCGACCAAAGTAGGGTAGATGTCTAATAAACTAACCACTTGATTACAGTTTGCTTTTTGTTGTTGGTTTCCAGGAAGCTTGAAATAGAGGGGTACATGGGTGGATTCTTCCCATAGGGCCTGTTTGCGCCAATGTCTCTTTTCTCCCAAGTGCTGTCCGTGATCAGACCATAAGACAATAAGTGTATTGTTGGCATATTTGCTATTTTCGAGGGCTTGGATTATTTTACCTAATTCGTTATCAACGAATGATATACATGCTAAATAGCCATAAATTAATTCTTTCCAATAAGTGTTACTTAGGTTAACAACAGCATTGTGGTCGCCGTTTTTAATGGTACCAAAGGCTATTGATTTTCCCATGATAGGGATATCTGAAAATTCATTTTCTGGTATTTCAGGTAGTTTTATTTTATTTAGATCGTATAAATCAAAAAAATGTTTTGGAGCTGTATAGGGGACGTGAGGACGAACAAAGCCTACCGCCATAAAAAATGGTTTTTGATGCTCTTTTTGTAGTTGATCCACTGCCCATTCCGTAATTAGTTCGTCAAACATTTTGCCTCCTGGCATATCTTCTCGCTCAAGGGCACCATAGCATAAAGAGTGACCATTAGAATATTCTTTGCCGTAATGGTTAATGATCTGGCTGCCTTTTTGGGGGAAAGGGTAGAATTTTGTTCCCCCGTAACCATCACCTCGATCTTTTAAGTCCTTTGGTACTTTATAATTGGGTGCAGTAATGTCCCAAAAATCCTGTGTTTTGTTTTTGTAATCAGATACCCCACCATGAAAAACTTTTCCAACAGCCAATGTTTTGTAACCATTGTCTTTAAAATATTGAGGTAGCATTTTATGGTCACCCATCACCTGATCGTATGTTTTGCGCATGGCACTGGTTGAACTGTACCAACCTGAAGTGGTGGGGTGTATTCCGCTTAGCAGTGAATTACGAGAGGCTGTACATACTGCTTGAGAGCAATGGGCATTGGTAAATAAGACACCTTGATTGAATAGGTAATCCATATTGGGTGTAATGGCTTGGGAATGTATATTTAGCTTGCCGGCCCAGTCATTTAAATCGTCAATGGAGATGAAGATTACGTTGGGGTGATCATTGTCATTACTTTGGGCTTTGAAGGTGGTGGTTTGTGCCCATAAGATAGCAATAACTATGGTGTTTAATATTTTATTTTTTGTGAGTTTCATCCCGTAAAATTGATTTTTTAGTTAGATTTTGCCGATTGTATGGGTTTACTTATGATCAAGGTATTTGATAAGGTGATATACTTGCAAGTTGAGGGGTTTCATTTCATCCAGCATGGGAGTCCATGGTTCGTATGTAGCCGTAACAATACCTTTGTTGGCATCTATATTAGAGGGGTCTACGCCTTTTGCATTGGGGTCATTATCCATGTACTTGAAGTAGTGCCATCCTACACAGTTTTTGGATTCCAATAAGGCTAAAGTGTAATTTTGATAAAATAGACCTCTGTCTTTTTGGGTACGCACAATCCAACCGGCACCGGATGTATTTCCCATGCCAGAATCTTCACCTTTGGTATAGTACTCTGTTATAATGAATGGTTTGTTAGTCCATTTGGTCCAGTTGTCCATTTGTGCAGAGTCAGGCGTCCAATAGTTGTAATAGTTGGTTGAAATAAGATCCAGGTGTTTACCTGCTGCTTTCATAAATGCAGCATGGTTTTTCTCATTACTATAAAAGCGTGCACCAATATACATATGGTTGGGATCATACTTTTTGATGGCTTTAGCAACCGTTGAAAAATATTTATCGGCCACCAAGGCCATAAAAGCGGCTCTGTTTTTATTGCTTATTGAATCTTTACTGATGCCATTGTCTTTTAACCATTTTATGGCGGCCATATAGCCGTAATCGTCAGTGGGTAAAGAAAGGTAGTTGTCTAAAGCCTTAAATTTAAAAGGCATTTCATTATCTGAGAAATGACCAAATAGATGAGGATCGTCTTTTAATTTTGCCAATTGTTGGGCGTGTGTATCGCAAAAGGATTCAAATTCAGGATCAAAAACAAAGATGGCATCTTGGGGATAACCTGTATGGCCTGGTTGCATATAGGTTCCTCCTCTTTTTTTACCGTAGCTCGACATGAAACTCCAGTTTACGGTATAGGCAATGGGTCTTTCTGCTGTTTTATTATAGGCAATAATGGCTTCGGTATCGGACCATGAGCCTGCACAGTTAAAGCCATGGTTGTGTAAGAGTTGCATTGTTTCTTGTGTCCAGTTTTCTTTGGATCCGAATTTTTGTTGCAGTGCATCTTTACTTACTTTGGTTTTTCCTGTTTTTACACTGTTTAGCCCAATATTAACGTATTTGTAACCCAGCGGATCTATAGCCCACCATCTGCTACCTACTTTTTTTACATGAAAATATCCGGTAGCTTCTACTTGCTGACTCATGTCTCCTCCGTAGATACTAAGATCAGGTGC comes from the Saccharicrinis fermentans DSM 9555 = JCM 21142 genome and includes:
- a CDS encoding sulfatase, with product MKLTKNKILNTIVIAILWAQTTTFKAQSNDNDHPNVIFISIDDLNDWAGKLNIHSQAITPNMDYLFNQGVLFTNAHCSQAVCTASRNSLLSGIHPTTSGWYSSTSAMRKTYDQVMGDHKMLPQYFKDNGYKTLAVGKVFHGGVSDYKNKTQDFWDITAPNYKVPKDLKDRGDGYGGTKFYPFPQKGSQIINHYGKEYSNGHSLCYGALEREDMPGGKMFDELITEWAVDQLQKEHQKPFFMAVGFVRPHVPYTAPKHFFDLYDLNKIKLPEIPENEFSDIPIMGKSIAFGTIKNGDHNAVVNLSNTYWKELIYGYLACISFVDNELGKIIQALENSKYANNTLIVLWSDHGQHLGEKRHWRKQALWEESTHVPLYFKLPGNQQQKANCNQVVSLLDIYPTLVDICGLPEAPKLEGNSILPLIKNPNLEWNKPVLSTWYYKNHAIRSQNWRYIQYRDGSEELYDHKIDPGEHTNLANDPKYKKVIEEHKKWLPTQNALPAGKTEWKGDKLDQRASQWIKNDSIPAWLR
- a CDS encoding agarase → MKSFTKYFNPTVSFLMVLLLSCSIHNRQKSKASEYLMVDAKTKAYHKDGTRSYNDYQPFKTRTINLLADYQQPKQAPDLSIYGGDMSQQVEATGYFHVKKVGSRWWAIDPLGYKYVNIGLNSVKTGKTKVSKDALQQKFGSKENWTQETMQLLHNHGFNCAGSWSDTEAIIAYNKTAERPIAYTVNWSFMSSYGKKRGGTYMQPGHTGYPQDAIFVFDPEFESFCDTHAQQLAKLKDDPHLFGHFSDNEMPFKFKALDNYLSLPTDDYGYMAAIKWLKDNGISKDSISNKNRAAFMALVADKYFSTVAKAIKKYDPNHMYIGARFYSNEKNHAAFMKAAGKHLDLISTNYYNYWTPDSAQMDNWTKWTNKPFIITEYYTKGEDSGMGNTSGAGWIVRTQKDRGLFYQNYTLALLESKNCVGWHYFKYMDNDPNAKGVDPSNIDANKGIVTATYEPWTPMLDEMKPLNLQVYHLIKYLDHK
- a CDS encoding sulfatase translates to MKHQIIILLGLLVCTQSCSDHHEKKEIKQPNVLFISVDDLNDWIKPLGGHSQAITPNLDKLFNHGVSFTNAHCSQAVCTASRNSVLSGLHPTTTGWYASTKAMRTNYTEVMKDHMMLPEYFKNNGYNTYAAGKVFHDGESDHPSQTDNYWTEYSPHFWNNMEEHIKEAGFGYRGRMFYPFTKDGGQLVQLYGEDTINNYYKSNNRFYSLCGGPLSEKEIPKGGMYDEQIASWTIDKISKKQDKPFFMAAGFLRPHVPYTAPQKYFDMYHIDSIKIPDIPDDEMHDIPLMGKSIAFGRTPNGGWYDISRKKEILPELVHAYLACVTFVDDQIGKVLNALENSPNADNTIIVLWSDHGQHLGEKRHFRKQALWEESTRVPLFFKIPTPKNKKAQSHQVVSLLDIYPTLVDLCHLPKLPKLEGTSLVPLLENPQTIWDKPVLSTWYYKNHAIRSNNWRYIHYRNGEEELYNHQNDPGEHINLASDPQYAAIIEAHKKWLPKNNAIPAGKNKYTEDTLDKRIKEWIKNDSIPSWLR